A section of the Candidatus Paceibacterota bacterium genome encodes:
- a CDS encoding PfkB family carbohydrate kinase gives MNWNNARVLVVGDVMLDRWIYMKKTRISPEAPIPIVEEQEYFAELGGAGNALRHLNNLSKADHFLIGVRGLDSVGDEMSSLKGLDAGQMDLMIDSSRRTTVKERVYIDGVPIFRKDSEDVNSLNHEMEAEIIKEVSGRIDNCDVLLLSDYAKGLLTETLITSLLSLAKVRKKPVVSDPGLGRVAFFAGCDVIKPNAKEWQEFVHTHRDEAEALAWLFSQGTEFVIVTQGKNGITCFSAGQSVVATPTDEIHAVDVTGAGDSVAAIVSLIVGSGKELVDYLDTLNQVGGLTVAQSRTSLPKI, from the coding sequence ATGAATTGGAATAACGCACGAGTTTTAGTTGTCGGCGACGTGATGTTGGACCGGTGGATTTACATGAAGAAGACAAGGATTTCTCCGGAAGCTCCAATTCCAATAGTTGAAGAGCAGGAATATTTCGCAGAATTAGGTGGGGCGGGAAACGCTCTCAGACATTTGAATAACTTGTCTAAAGCGGACCATTTCTTGATCGGAGTACGTGGTCTTGACTCGGTCGGAGATGAGATGAGTTCATTGAAGGGTTTGGATGCTGGGCAGATGGATTTAATGATTGATTCTTCCCGTCGGACGACAGTCAAAGAACGAGTTTATATTGATGGCGTACCCATTTTTCGAAAGGACTCGGAGGATGTGAATTCTTTGAATCACGAGATGGAAGCCGAGATCATTAAGGAGGTGAGTGGCCGGATTGATAATTGTGACGTATTGCTGCTATCCGACTACGCCAAGGGACTATTAACCGAAACGCTTATTACGAGCCTTTTGTCGTTGGCAAAAGTCAGAAAGAAGCCGGTAGTTTCGGATCCAGGGTTGGGGAGGGTGGCGTTCTTCGCAGGATGCGACGTAATAAAGCCGAACGCAAAAGAGTGGCAAGAGTTTGTTCATACCCACCGGGACGAAGCAGAGGCATTGGCTTGGCTCTTCTCTCAGGGGACTGAATTTGTAATTGTTACCCAGGGAAAGAATGGAATTACTTGCTTTTCAGCGGGACAGAGCGTTGTGGCGACACCGACTGATGAAATTCATGCAGTGGATGTTACCGGTGCAGGAGATTCGGTTGCCGCGATAGTTTCCTTGATTGTGGGCTCTGGAAAAGAACTTGTCGATTATTTGGACACGCTGAATCAGGTGGGAGGTTTGACTGTT
- a CDS encoding class I SAM-dependent methyltransferase has translation MIPFLEIGALRILGGLVVDEASKTLSLYSTLLMPFLQGKILDIGAGIDPITKDAVIFDKEQGDAQVLDQYFPSGSFDTVFSSHCLEHMVNPGDAIKSWFSLVKPGGFLITIVPDEDLYEQGHFPSIFNSDHKATFTLSKSHSWSPVSYNCLDLANKLNGKLVYSALQSDNYDLRRRTFGKLGVLRFRIFRVLMRLPLFSRVTLKLRLRPIDQTSGGINVLAQNCFIVQKSLEN, from the coding sequence ATGATACCGTTTCTCGAAATTGGTGCTTTGCGTATTCTTGGAGGACTCGTCGTGGATGAAGCGTCAAAAACATTATCCCTCTACTCCACTTTGTTGATGCCTTTCCTTCAAGGAAAGATCCTAGATATCGGAGCTGGTATTGATCCAATCACGAAAGATGCAGTAATTTTCGATAAAGAGCAGGGTGACGCACAAGTGTTGGACCAGTACTTTCCTTCGGGGAGTTTTGACACCGTTTTCTCCTCACATTGCCTGGAACATATGGTGAATCCGGGGGATGCCATCAAATCTTGGTTTTCTCTTGTAAAACCTGGGGGCTTCCTAATTACGATCGTTCCTGATGAAGATCTTTACGAACAGGGTCATTTCCCGTCAATATTCAACTCAGACCACAAGGCCACTTTCACTCTTTCAAAGTCACATTCTTGGTCGCCCGTGTCATACAACTGCCTAGACCTAGCGAATAAGTTAAATGGGAAACTCGTCTATTCCGCTCTCCAGTCTGATAACTACGATTTGAGAAGGAGAACGTTTGGCAAGCTTGGAGTCCTTAGATTTCGAATCTTCCGAGTACTTATGAGACTCCCGTTATTCTCACGAGTTACCTTGAAATTAAGACTCCGGCCAATTGATCAAACGAGCGGCGGTATTAACGTCCTCGCACAAAACTGTTTTATAGTCCAAAAATCATTAGAAAATTAA
- a CDS encoding HAD family hydrolase produces the protein MSVSIFLDRDGTLIEDAGYISSPEDVRVLPGVVQGLQLFRKNNYQLHLVSNQSGLARGKFSRADFEQVEQRVNAIFLENGIEFDTVHYCFHGPEENCACRKPKPGLLEQVAETVVIDRSLSAMIGNSESDKGAAAAFGIPYWDVNIETVLPGSEGPFEFQAIQIVAYFDGVLNELE, from the coding sequence ATGAGCGTAAGTATTTTTCTTGATCGCGACGGAACTCTCATCGAAGATGCTGGTTATATATCTTCCCCCGAGGATGTTCGAGTTCTCCCGGGAGTTGTCCAAGGTCTGCAACTTTTCAGGAAGAACAATTATCAGTTACACCTAGTGAGCAACCAGTCAGGCTTGGCACGAGGGAAGTTTTCGCGAGCGGATTTTGAGCAAGTTGAACAACGCGTTAACGCCATTTTCCTCGAGAATGGTATTGAATTCGATACGGTTCACTACTGTTTTCACGGTCCAGAAGAGAATTGTGCTTGCAGAAAACCCAAACCGGGCTTACTTGAACAAGTGGCCGAGACTGTAGTGATTGACAGGAGTCTCTCGGCAATGATCGGCAACTCTGAATCGGATAAGGGAGCTGCCGCAGCATTTGGCATTCCTTATTGGGATGTAAATATTGAGACAGTTCTTCCAGGGAGTGAGGGGCCATTTGAATTTCAAGCGATCCAGATCGTTGCCTATTTCGATGGGGTGTTAAATGAATTGGAATAA
- a CDS encoding SIS domain-containing protein, whose translation MIEQSIRARYREFLSISDFQIGLIRSLAEEISQAFILGHRVYAFGNGGSASQAQHFTTELIGRFKGNRRSLPAISLCTDTSAMTAISNDFGFDHVFSRQVESLVEAGDVVIGFTTSGTSPNVLAGLAEAKKHGGITVLISGDKGQIAPGASDIVIEVGGQETAIIQEAHLILIHIVCELIESKMGLSENELERVVPRFVHESHLSEIQLPPHEAIVWVNGCFDLLHEGHLRLLNQASKMGKYLVVGINSDESVRRIKGASRPYVSEENRARTLLQFPFVDLVVIFAEDDPLTVLKHLRPGKVIKGPEYRERDYPEKSFLTEIGCTVSYTDEVQGVSTTRIVDRIMTNGNS comes from the coding sequence GTGATTGAACAATCAATTAGAGCGCGATATCGTGAATTTCTCTCTATAAGCGATTTTCAAATCGGCCTGATACGTTCACTCGCTGAGGAAATCTCGCAAGCCTTCATTTTGGGACATCGCGTCTATGCCTTTGGGAATGGGGGAAGTGCCTCTCAGGCTCAACATTTCACGACAGAGTTGATTGGTCGTTTTAAAGGTAATCGAAGATCGCTTCCGGCGATTTCACTCTGTACCGACACAAGTGCGATGACAGCGATATCGAATGATTTCGGATTCGATCATGTTTTTTCGCGCCAGGTTGAATCTTTAGTTGAAGCTGGCGATGTTGTTATTGGCTTTACTACTTCTGGAACCTCACCGAATGTACTAGCGGGATTGGCAGAGGCGAAGAAGCACGGGGGCATTACGGTGCTTATTTCTGGCGACAAAGGCCAAATCGCTCCAGGCGCCAGCGATATTGTTATTGAAGTTGGTGGCCAGGAAACCGCAATCATTCAAGAGGCCCACCTCATATTGATCCATATTGTCTGTGAGCTGATTGAATCAAAAATGGGGTTATCTGAAAACGAGTTGGAAAGAGTCGTGCCTAGATTTGTTCATGAGAGTCATCTCTCTGAAATTCAACTTCCACCCCATGAGGCAATAGTTTGGGTGAACGGTTGTTTCGATCTCCTTCACGAAGGCCACCTTCGGTTACTTAACCAAGCTTCGAAAATGGGAAAGTATTTAGTGGTAGGAATAAATTCGGACGAATCAGTCAGACGCATAAAGGGGGCCTCTAGGCCCTACGTGTCAGAAGAAAACCGAGCACGGACGCTTTTGCAATTCCCATTCGTGGATTTGGTCGTTATCTTCGCGGAGGATGATCCGCTAACAGTTTTAAAACATCTGCGTCCTGGAAAAGTTATAAAAGGCCCTGAGTATCGGGAAAGAGATTATCCGGAAAAGTCTTTTTTGACCGAAATAGGATGCACGGTTTCCTACACTGATGAAGTACAGGGTGTGAGCACGACGCGCATAGTGGACAGGATTATGACGAACGGTAATTCATGA
- a CDS encoding glycosyltransferase family 9 protein: MSESLAGGLSLIKVRTWLKRLLLASVPHLGRGIVSEGSDPRIVVLANWENLGDFVLFSSVIRETRKNFPNSKLFVVAQKENSGLVEFCPYVDRWIWIRGHQPPKSGEGHGKATSYGRKMFSTYIALLRHGKGQIDLLIGPDWLLVEDASHFTENFIFKHVNEGRNSLAETARRNPEMFVDHSHQVERMLSILKMFGLKVSSNEIENWTIPENRINQVIREDRGVAKRVLVSLGAGQARRNWPIEKVSALVGLMISEYPEIELTILGPPSFDSQELADVFVASKNLTNLIGKTSLGEITELMLGADLLISNDSGLVHIAATLKLPCVVVSAHPLDGNPWHLHSPNRYHPWQTRYIELQPQFLLSPCVGSCQADSPHCITAIEPNEVFEACRTLLIQS; this comes from the coding sequence TTGAGTGAGTCGTTAGCGGGAGGTTTGTCGTTGATAAAGGTGAGAACGTGGCTGAAGCGATTGCTTCTGGCTTCTGTCCCGCATCTTGGCAGAGGCATAGTCTCTGAAGGTTCCGATCCGCGCATTGTCGTTCTCGCCAATTGGGAAAATCTGGGTGACTTTGTTCTGTTTTCTTCAGTTATCCGCGAGACAAGGAAAAATTTCCCAAATTCCAAATTGTTTGTTGTTGCTCAGAAAGAGAACTCTGGGCTTGTCGAATTCTGTCCCTATGTGGATCGGTGGATCTGGATAAGGGGGCACCAACCGCCGAAATCCGGGGAAGGTCATGGGAAAGCAACGAGCTATGGCAGAAAAATGTTTAGTACATACATCGCGTTGCTCCGCCACGGGAAAGGACAAATAGACTTGTTGATCGGCCCGGATTGGTTACTCGTCGAAGATGCTAGTCATTTCACCGAGAACTTCATATTCAAGCACGTAAATGAAGGACGGAATTCGCTCGCTGAGACTGCGCGGCGGAACCCTGAAATGTTTGTTGATCATTCGCATCAAGTAGAGCGGATGCTCTCGATTCTGAAGATGTTTGGCTTAAAGGTGTCAAGTAACGAAATTGAAAATTGGACGATACCCGAGAATCGGATAAACCAGGTCATTCGAGAAGATCGGGGAGTAGCCAAGCGAGTTCTAGTAAGTCTTGGTGCTGGTCAGGCTAGAAGAAACTGGCCAATTGAGAAAGTGTCGGCTCTTGTCGGACTCATGATCTCCGAATATCCCGAGATAGAACTAACCATTCTTGGTCCCCCATCATTTGATTCACAGGAACTTGCTGATGTGTTTGTTGCTTCAAAAAACTTGACGAATTTAATCGGCAAGACGAGTTTGGGTGAGATTACTGAGTTGATGTTGGGCGCTGATTTGTTGATCAGTAATGACTCAGGCCTAGTACACATAGCTGCCACGCTTAAATTACCTTGCGTTGTTGTAAGTGCACATCCGCTCGACGGGAATCCTTGGCACTTGCACTCCCCAAATCGCTATCATCCTTGGCAAACGAGATACATTGAATTACAACCTCAATTTTTGCTCTCACCTTGCGTGGGATCATGCCAGGCAGATTCCCCCCATTGCATCACCGCTATCGAGCCGAATGAGGTTTTTGAAGCGTGCAGAACGCTTTTAATCCAAAGTTAA